Genomic segment of Nostoc sp. TCL240-02:
ACAGGGACGGGTTAATATCCCAAAACTACCTGGAGAAGGGAATTCCATAGTTGTGCAAGACCAAGCTTTGGAAGCAGAAGCTGATTTACTAGGTAATAAGGCAGCAGCAAGCCCTGATGCAATCACGAAACAGTCTATTCAAGCCAAGAAAATAGACGGAACTGTAAGCAAGGCAGTTCAGCAAAAGCCAATTGTACAAAATGTTCTACCAGTAATTGGTACGATCGGTGCTTGGGGTGCTAGTCTCGTAACTGAATCAGCAGCAGCAGCAGCAACCGTAGCAGCAGCAACCATTCAAGCGGGACAAGCAGCTGCACAGGTAGGAAGTGCGCTTGCTCCTGGACAAAGCGGTGTTCAAAGCGTTCAACTAGATAATGGATATATGTCACCTGTAGATAAACAAAAACTACAGTTGATTACCCAATATCGTCTAATTAATGCCTATGTGAGTCACTGGAAACGACAGCATCCTGATGTACCCCTAGCTCCACCGACCCAAGGAACTGCCCCAGCCCCGACCCCAGCAACTCCAGCACCGACCCCAGCCCCAGCAACTCCAGCACCAGATTCACTTAATCAATCTGGTGGTACTTTGGATTTAGCCATCTTGGAAGCTGTAAAGGCAGAAGTTCAGTTGCAGATTGAAACACTACTTAATACAAATCAAAAAACAACAAACAATGTAGAATTTATTTGGTCAGACAGTGGAGATCACACAGCAGATATAGTCGGTACTGTTGGAGCAGTTGGGTTTAGCAATCTTAGAGGAACTTTTATCAAGGAAACTCTGCAATTAAGTAGTGATGCGGCTCAAATCCCGAACTTAGATCCGCCAAGCAGGGGACAAGAAATGGATGTGAGACAATTCCGAGGTGGAAGTATGCGTCGGGGTTCTTCAATGTCAATTGGCTATGGTGATTCGTTATCCATCAATTTGACAGGTAGCGGCCCGACAATTGACCATGCGGGCAACAATGGTCATGGAGAACACACTTACTCTACTGACTGGAATTGGGATGGCAATACAACACAAGGAGATTTCCCTCTATATATTCTATCTGATGGAACTCCTGTATTTAATTATGCAAAATGGAGCGGTACACCCGACGATAATTCCTATTTTTAGGTTTGACTTTACCTAGCAGAAAATTTCCGAAAACGCTCAAAATAATTGCTAAATAGTGAAGAAGGAATTTTCATTGAAAGTCACAGATTCCCGACTTTTTGAGAAGTTGAGATCTGTAACTTTCACGAATGATTAGAATGCTATATGATGGTCACTTGATTGCTGCTTATTAAAGCTATCTAAGCTCCACGTATGGAAGAGATAATTTCCACTTAAGTCGATGGCGATTGCCTACGGCACACTACGTAATCGCAATTAGATAAATTTTATGATGTGTGTTATCAATATGCCTTGGTTGAGCCATAAATGAAGGAAGGGTGATATGAGCAATGACGGACGACAAGCTTCTGGGCATCTACGCATAGTTCAGCATCAGAAAACAGGTATATCCACTTTTATAAATCCGTCTCTTGCCTCATCAACTATTCCCACACTGGCTTCTCCAATGCGTGGCTTTGGTTTACAAACAAATAATCCTCCAATCCAAAGACTAACTGAGGCATCAACTGAGCTTCAAGAAGTGCAGTCTGCTGATGAGCAATTCTTGGAACCAGAAGCCGTCAAACAACAGCCCCTTAGTCATGATATTAGTCGCATATCCTTGCATCGTCCCCAGGCAAAACTCACAGTTGGTGCGACAGACGATCATTATGAGCAGGAAGCCGATCAAGTTGCCGATCGGATTATGCGAATGGCTGAACCAGAGCCAATAGGTTTACAGAATACACAAACTCAAGACCAAGTGCAAACTAAGCCTCTAGCCTCTGCCATAACTCCTCTAGTGCAACGGGAGGCAATGCCAGAAGAGGAAGAGGAGTTACAAACTAAACTTATTAATGCACCTATCCAAAGAGAGATTTTACTAGAAGAAGAATTACAAACTAAGCGATCGCTACAACTCGCTACCAATGACAGCTTTCAGACTGAGGACAACTTTGAAAGTCGGCTAAACAGCAGTGAAAGTGGAGGAAGCCCGTTACCAGATACAGTGCGTTCTTTCATGGAACCACGTTTTGGTACAGATTTTAGTCAAGTACGGTTACATACAGGCACTCAAGCGGTGCAGATGAATCAGGATTTGAATGCTCAGGCATTTACCCACCAGCAAAACATTTTCTTTGGTGCAGGCAAGTCACCAGGTAATGATGCATTAACCGCCCATGAACTGACTCATGTGGTGCAGCAGACGGGAACAGCCCAGAGAAAATTAATTCAACGGGCAATTAATCCCACATACGATCTGACACATGGTGTTTTTGAAGTAAATGCCACACCAAACGGCGCGAGTTTACCGATTACTATTCGTTTCAAACCCAAAACCACCGCTCCCTACTCTAACCAGATTGGACTGATTCAGATTGTGCGTCTGACAAATGCTACAGGTACAAATGTCGAACCTCAGTCTTTACCTGCTGCTAGTGGTGCTAGCCTCCGTACCACTGCTGATGCAACCACGGGAGTTGAAGGCGGATATTTCACTGATGCGCTGCATAATGATGCACCTGCCCACGGTGGTACAGGAACCAATGCCGCAGCCGGAAGTGCATTACCTGCCCAGTACCCCTTTGGCAACGACCCAGCCCAACCCAATCCCGCAACCCCTGGACTTTCACGACCCTCTTCTAGCGGTGCAAGCGGAGCCACTATTGGTTACAAACGCTCCGATGACCCCACTGATATCAAAGCAGCAGAACTAACCGATGCTCCCGGAGGGGCTGGTGAGTTCAACTTCGACTTTCAGACGGTGGCTAAGGGAGAAGACACCATGACAACTTACGGAGCGCTTCATTGGGGCTTCCAAATCCGTGCTGGCAAAGTTGAGAACGATCATGCATCAGCACAGGATGGTCAATCTGCCACCTTCGATGCAGCTTTGCAGAAGCATCAAGATTTTTACGTACACGAACCAGTCATTTTTTACTTTGATTTCGACAGTGACCAACTGAGTTCCAGCGAAACAGGCAAGATTGATACATTCTTAGATTACCTGCGGCGATTCCCTGATGTAAAAGTAACTCCTGAAGGCTTCGCTGACAGGCGCGGCGGTGCTTCTCAGCACAACCTCGATCTATCTCTACGCAGAGCGCAGGCAGTGGGAGCAGCCCTGCGTGCTAAGGGTGTAGCTGAAGCTCAAATTAGTGCTGTTACTATCGGCTCTGGTTCAACCGAAGACTTTACCCCTGATGCCACAACTAACCAAGATACAGAAGCAAATCGTCGGGGCAATCGCCGGGTCGTTTTGAGCTTTCAGCATGTGCCAGCAGCAGCACCAGCAGGGGGAGGAGGGACACCTTGATCTTGAGAACGATCGGAATATTCGTGATACTTGTGATGCTGGCGATCGGAGGAAATTTGTATATGAATAATCAAGACGCTACCGCGACACCTATGAAGCAGATCAAAGCACGTCTCTACTCCACAGATCAAGACACTAGCGCTTTAGCACTAGGTGAATTGATCCGTTTAGGCAAAAAGGCTACCCCGGTTTTATTGGAAGCTTTGACTAATCCCAACCCCCGTACCCGTCGGCTTGCAGCCGAGGGACTGAGCGAAATTGCCGATCCCGCTAGTGCCGATGCTTTGTTCCAAGCCACTCATGACACTAATCCAGAAGTGCGTGCCCGTGCTGCCACTGCTCTACACCAATTAGGAGATAAACGTTCATTATCCGCTTTGGTCGCTACCCTTGATGATTACCCTGACATCCTGCACAATCCCTACACAGCTTCGATGTATCCTTTAATGCGAGGTGGAAAAGAAGTTTTACCTTTGGTAATTCCTCTTTTGCAAGCACCAAATGATCTCACTCGTGAGCGGGCTTTTTTGATTGTTAAAGCTGTAGTGAGTAAGCTACCCCAAGGGCAAGACTGGAATCAGTTGTGGCAGAGTTTGGGAAGTTATGATCCCGCAGGTCAAAAGACAGAACGTGACAAGGCTGCTCAAAAATGGCAGGAATGGTTGAGCAAATAATTTAATTAGTCACAAAAAAACCAAGTATGTTAGAAACGTAAATAGGCTTAAAACCCTGACTAATGAGAAATGACAGCCTTAGCTAGTTAGCTTTAATTTCGCCGACCTACTTACCCATTAGTAGCGGAGTTACCTAACCGTATTATCCAGTCCCCCTACGATTCTTGAACCCAAACAAAGCGCGATCGTGAGCGATGCCGCTGCTGCTAGCGCCGCTACCGTCCGAATGTGATTCCAGATTGTCCAGTTGCTCAAGTAGCTAGACCATAGGTTCGCACCTTCAGTGCTGTCCGGCTCGACTTTCGCCAGGGCTTCGTTGAGCGGCACATTGAAAACTATTGTCACGCCTAATGTACCAACGAGGTAGAGCAAGCTGCCGAGAAGCAAGTAGGCGGCACCGGGTTGATGCCACTTTAATAGCGAGGAGATTAAAAGAAAGATACAAGCCGCAGCCGTTCCCAAAAACGCTGTCATAAAAAATGGATTGATTACCGTGATATTGATGGATTGCATAGCAGCAATGCCCTGCGGCGGTTTCAGACGAGCAAGAGCGTTCATCACGAAAGTCGAGAAGGCGAAGAAAACTCCGGCTATTAGCCCGCAGCCCAGTGCCGAGAAAAGCTTTAATGCGAAATAATATTGTTGAGTTATCAGATGTTGCAGCATCGCCTCACCGAAAAAATGGGTATGAAGCCCCGTCCTTGCAGGACAGCTTTTGTTAATAGAAATACTAACGCTTTGGTATCCTATTTATTGGTTAGCAGGATTAGCAAAAGCTATCACTGCCTTAGTATCTCTATATACAGCAATAGCTCTAGCACCTTTAATTCCTAAAGTATTAGCATTACCAAGTACAGCACAGTTAGAAGCAGCGAATCTTTCAATGTATAACGTGTGACTGTTAATGACAAGGTTGTTGAAGATTGTCAGAATTGGCTGAGTTTCCATCCGGTTTGGGGAGAATTGCCAGTAGAGGCACTGCAAGCGATCGCTCAGTCGTTCCATTGCTTTGGTGTAGAACCCCAAACGTTGATCTACCAAGAGGGACAAACCCCCATCGGGCTGTACCTGTTGAAGTCGGGAACAGTGGAGATTTTCCAGCGTTCACTGATTGTCAATTGCTAATTCGCTACCGGAATGCAGGGGATTTGTTTGGTCATACGCTGATTGCAAATAGGAACCTATCAAACCAGGGCGATCGCCCTGGAAGAAGTGAACCACAAGTCCGTAAACGCCGCCCAAAAGCTTACCCTTTAATGACAAAACCTCGGCACTCATTACAAAAGCAACTGCAAACCGCTTAAACCAAAAGTGTTTCGGCTTTTCTTAGTGTCATTCGTCCTTAGGCATTGGGAAGAATTTCTTCCCTATTCCCCGGTTTGTCAGTCGGGAATAGTGACTTTTTAGCTCAAATATAGAGTATACTCTTCTTAACAGTTAATTAGTCTTTTTGTCATGGCTAACCTACTACTTGACAACGGTACGATTGAGAGCGATTTAGGCGAAATAGCTCGTGAACTTGCGCCTTTTGACATTCAACTCAGACATTACGACCCAGGAACATCGCTACTCTTCCCCAATCTGTTAAACCAGGACGTTTTAACTGAGTCTGAGAAACGTTATTGCGTAGAACTCCATAACAGCGTCTTTGAATTTCTTCAGCAAGAAAATGGCGCTATCTGGTGTGACTTGCTAAATGTGCATCCAGGTTCCTTTAATCTTCATCATCTGATAGCAACCTACAGCCGTTACCATACTCATCCTGCGCCTGAAGCCCTCTACGTGTTAGCAGGAGAAATGATCTATGGCTTTGTACGACCTGATGGCAGTCAGGTACAGCTTTTAGTTCAGGCACAAGACTATCTTTACATCCCCGCTGAGGTTGAGCATTGGTGTAGTCCAACTGCGTCGTTGAATTTCAAAGCAGTACGCTATTTTGCAATAGCCGAAGGTTGGGTTCCCAATTATACGGGTACTCAAGTTAGTGATTCGCTCAATAAGCCAGGTTAAAGCTCAGTTACATTATTGCAAACTGTGATATTAGTTTTTATCCAATTGAACAGGTTGTCATCTACCTCAAAGAAACCACGGCAAACGCAGTATCATCTGACTTGACAAAATGGTTAAATAATGTAGTGTAAAACTGAAAGATTCACTCAACTTCCTCACAGAGAATTAACAGCGTTTCCATCGCCTCTGCTAGAGAAATCAACTCTGTCCAAGAGGAGCCACTAACTAAATTTTGGGCGTGAGCTAATCGGTTTCGCAACTGTTCCGCAGACTTTAGGAAGCGTTCACCAAACCGTTTGGATTTTAATCCCAGTTGCTGGAGAAGTTCTGGCTGATTTAAAATTAACTCTCGCTTATCACAGAATTGCAGATAATCTAACAAATCCGTAGCTTCGTTTCTTTCCTGACTCTCTCGCCACAATCGTTGAGCAACCTCTAAGCGCTCAGGTTTGAGGACTTTTTGCCAAGAATCTTGAGGATAGTAAATCCGCACTAGGCGCAGCAAATTCATTTCTAGGAGCGTTACCAAGCCAAACAGCAGCATTCGCGCGGGTGCTTTCTGTA
This window contains:
- a CDS encoding DUF1772 domain-containing protein, which codes for MLQHLITQQYYFALKLFSALGCGLIAGVFFAFSTFVMNALARLKPPQGIAAMQSINITVINPFFMTAFLGTAAACIFLLISSLLKWHQPGAAYLLLGSLLYLVGTLGVTIVFNVPLNEALAKVEPDSTEGANLWSSYLSNWTIWNHIRTVAALAAAASLTIALCLGSRIVGGLDNTVR
- a CDS encoding acireductone dioxygenase, yielding MANLLLDNGTIESDLGEIARELAPFDIQLRHYDPGTSLLFPNLLNQDVLTESEKRYCVELHNSVFEFLQQENGAIWCDLLNVHPGSFNLHHLIATYSRYHTHPAPEALYVLAGEMIYGFVRPDGSQVQLLVQAQDYLYIPAEVEHWCSPTASLNFKAVRYFAIAEGWVPNYTGTQVSDSLNKPG
- a CDS encoding HEAT repeat domain-containing protein, with the translated sequence MNNQDATATPMKQIKARLYSTDQDTSALALGELIRLGKKATPVLLEALTNPNPRTRRLAAEGLSEIADPASADALFQATHDTNPEVRARAATALHQLGDKRSLSALVATLDDYPDILHNPYTASMYPLMRGGKEVLPLVIPLLQAPNDLTRERAFLIVKAVVSKLPQGQDWNQLWQSLGSYDPAGQKTERDKAAQKWQEWLSK
- a CDS encoding DUF4157 domain-containing protein, with translation MSNDGRQASGHLRIVQHQKTGISTFINPSLASSTIPTLASPMRGFGLQTNNPPIQRLTEASTELQEVQSADEQFLEPEAVKQQPLSHDISRISLHRPQAKLTVGATDDHYEQEADQVADRIMRMAEPEPIGLQNTQTQDQVQTKPLASAITPLVQREAMPEEEEELQTKLINAPIQREILLEEELQTKRSLQLATNDSFQTEDNFESRLNSSESGGSPLPDTVRSFMEPRFGTDFSQVRLHTGTQAVQMNQDLNAQAFTHQQNIFFGAGKSPGNDALTAHELTHVVQQTGTAQRKLIQRAINPTYDLTHGVFEVNATPNGASLPITIRFKPKTTAPYSNQIGLIQIVRLTNATGTNVEPQSLPAASGASLRTTADATTGVEGGYFTDALHNDAPAHGGTGTNAAAGSALPAQYPFGNDPAQPNPATPGLSRPSSSGASGATIGYKRSDDPTDIKAAELTDAPGGAGEFNFDFQTVAKGEDTMTTYGALHWGFQIRAGKVENDHASAQDGQSATFDAALQKHQDFYVHEPVIFYFDFDSDQLSSSETGKIDTFLDYLRRFPDVKVTPEGFADRRGGASQHNLDLSLRRAQAVGAALRAKGVAEAQISAVTIGSGSTEDFTPDATTNQDTEANRRGNRRVVLSFQHVPAAAPAGGGGTP
- a CDS encoding DUF4157 domain-containing protein, whose protein sequence is MSNVQRRATLRPSTVGHQKANTSTFLNPSLASPSIPTLANPIRGFGSQTMSSTDLQEVQSADEQGVKSEPIKQSPLSHDISRMSLRPQKAFTKGVINRLENAVIQGSGIKNASYGADVVPPSGGQNLPEPILAKMQTAFNADLSDVKIHTDGQAEKLGSQAFASGNNLHFAQGKYDPESQSGQALIGHELSHVVQQRQGRVNIPKLPGEGNSIVVQDQALEAEADLLGNKAAASPDAITKQSIQAKKIDGTVSKAVQQKPIVQNVLPVIGTIGAWGASLVTESAAAAATVAAATIQAGQAAAQVGSALAPGQSGVQSVQLDNGYMSPVDKQKLQLITQYRLINAYVSHWKRQHPDVPLAPPTQGTAPAPTPATPAPTPAPATPAPDSLNQSGGTLDLAILEAVKAEVQLQIETLLNTNQKTTNNVEFIWSDSGDHTADIVGTVGAVGFSNLRGTFIKETLQLSSDAAQIPNLDPPSRGQEMDVRQFRGGSMRRGSSMSIGYGDSLSINLTGSGPTIDHAGNNGHGEHTYSTDWNWDGNTTQGDFPLYILSDGTPVFNYAKWSGTPDDNSYF